A stretch of Sinimarinibacterium sp. NLF-5-8 DNA encodes these proteins:
- a CDS encoding META domain-containing protein, with protein sequence MRTSGLDRRGLLLAAAMALTSCNQPAATEATSSSAAPTPTTIHMRCGDDTLIARYSADGSQVRVAFGDHQLDLQQAVSASGARYVAADDDSTEFWSKGAAAWLKISGHEYPECSTVDVPSSTAEPAAGAAAPLLGVEWVVEDLDGNGIVDDSRATLVFGSDGSVAGRASCNRYSAQYTVDGSKISLTPGIATMMACAPALMTQEQRFFDVIKNAQSWQIDDNGLLHIHGSGAHSLRAHRE encoded by the coding sequence ATGCGTACATCAGGATTGGATCGGCGCGGGCTTTTGCTGGCGGCAGCCATGGCGCTGACGAGCTGCAATCAGCCTGCCGCCACCGAGGCCACCTCATCGTCGGCGGCTCCCACGCCCACGACGATCCACATGCGCTGCGGCGATGACACGCTGATTGCGCGCTACAGCGCCGATGGCAGCCAGGTGCGGGTGGCGTTTGGTGATCATCAACTCGATTTACAGCAGGCCGTCTCCGCTTCCGGCGCGCGCTATGTGGCGGCCGATGACGACAGTACCGAGTTCTGGAGCAAGGGCGCCGCGGCCTGGCTCAAGATCAGCGGGCACGAATATCCCGAATGCAGCACCGTTGATGTGCCGTCGTCCACTGCCGAGCCTGCTGCCGGTGCCGCCGCCCCCCTGCTTGGCGTCGAATGGGTCGTGGAAGATCTCGATGGCAATGGCATCGTTGACGATTCGCGCGCCACGCTGGTGTTTGGCAGCGATGGCAGTGTTGCCGGTCGCGCAAGCTGTAACCGCTACAGCGCGCAGTACACCGTGGACGGCAGCAAGATCAGCCTGACCCCCGGCATTGCCACGATGATGGCCTGTGCGCCGGCACTGATGACGCAGGAACAGCGGTTTTTCGATGTCATCAAAAACGCCCAGAGCTGGCAGATTGACGACAACGGCCTGTTGCACATCCACGGCAGCGGCGCGCACAGCCTGCGCGCGCACCGCGAATAA
- a CDS encoding mechanosensitive ion channel family protein, which yields MDLTAFLSFQLFDNTLLDWVWALGIAICINLLVGALKWAITARLARFNRDVHSVANDALIDVARRTRQFLILGMTLFVGTRYLNLPARVETVFTVVATVCGFLQVGLWMMGIGDFWLNRYRRKAAETDGGVATSIAALAFTGRLVMWSLIILLMLGNLGVDITALVAGLGVSGIAVALAAQNILGDLFASLSIVIDKPFVIGDYVTIDEFAGTIEYVGLKTTRIRSLGGEQIVFSNTDLTKARVRNYKRMMERRIAFTFGVTYQTRPDQMAKIPQMIAQIIRAQPQTRFERAHFSKLSPSSMDFDVVYWMLDPGYARYMDTQQAINLAMLRAFAETGIDFAPAQRVQLQQPAAT from the coding sequence ATGGATCTGACTGCATTTCTATCGTTTCAATTGTTTGATAACACCCTGTTGGACTGGGTCTGGGCGCTGGGCATTGCCATCTGCATCAACCTGCTGGTCGGCGCGCTCAAGTGGGCGATCACCGCGCGACTGGCGCGCTTCAATCGCGATGTGCACAGCGTGGCCAACGATGCGCTGATCGATGTGGCACGGCGCACGCGGCAATTCCTGATCCTGGGGATGACGCTGTTCGTCGGTACCCGCTATCTGAACCTGCCCGCGCGCGTTGAAACCGTGTTTACCGTTGTGGCAACCGTCTGCGGTTTTTTGCAGGTGGGACTGTGGATGATGGGCATCGGCGATTTCTGGCTCAACCGTTATCGGCGCAAGGCCGCCGAAACCGATGGCGGGGTTGCCACCAGCATTGCCGCGCTGGCGTTTACCGGACGGCTGGTGATGTGGTCGCTGATCATCCTGCTGATGCTGGGCAATCTTGGCGTGGACATCACCGCACTGGTGGCCGGACTGGGGGTCAGCGGTATTGCCGTGGCACTGGCGGCGCAGAATATTCTGGGCGATCTGTTTGCGAGCCTGTCGATCGTCATCGACAAACCGTTTGTCATCGGCGACTACGTCACTATCGACGAGTTCGCGGGCACCATCGAGTATGTGGGGCTGAAAACCACCCGCATCCGCAGCCTCGGCGGCGAACAGATCGTGTTTTCCAATACCGATCTGACCAAGGCGCGCGTGCGCAACTACAAACGCATGATGGAGCGCCGTATCGCATTCACGTTTGGCGTGACCTATCAGACCCGCCCTGATCAAATGGCCAAAATCCCGCAGATGATCGCGCAGATCATCCGCGCGCAACCCCAAACCCGCTTCGAGCGCGCGCACTTTTCCAAACTCAGCCCGTCATCGATGGACTTTGACGTGGTGTACTGGATGCTCGACCCCGGTTACGCGCGCTACATGGATACCCAGCAGGCGATCAATCTGGCCATGCTGCGCGCCTTTGCCGAAACCGGGATCGACTTTGCCCCAGCCCAGCGAGTACAACTGCAACAGCCCGCAGCCACCTGA
- a CDS encoding DUF2799 domain-containing protein → MIESWPRPRILAVRALFLGAVLAAGGCATLDESSCRSGDWQQIGYADGVNGQSASRLADHGKACARYGIAADQTGWQLGYAQGLGRYCTAENGYVQGRDGRSYGNVCPAALDAQFRPAYDAGRRTHGLRQQLQSLDQQLDQVLATLGEDDRRARDYLDAARRGREVAAPELLSRRDRKTLEREQTQLQQDYNKTRHALDQTDQTAAARYGAPPLQPIVRGY, encoded by the coding sequence ATGATTGAGTCTTGGCCTCGACCGCGGATTTTGGCCGTGCGCGCGCTGTTTCTGGGGGCTGTGCTGGCCGCTGGCGGCTGCGCCACGCTGGATGAAAGCAGTTGCCGCAGCGGTGATTGGCAGCAAATCGGCTATGCCGATGGGGTCAACGGTCAATCCGCATCCCGACTGGCCGATCACGGCAAAGCCTGCGCGCGCTACGGCATCGCCGCCGATCAGACCGGCTGGCAACTGGGGTATGCCCAGGGTCTGGGACGCTACTGCACCGCCGAAAACGGCTATGTTCAGGGTCGCGATGGCCGCAGCTATGGCAACGTCTGCCCGGCGGCGCTGGATGCGCAGTTTCGCCCGGCTTATGACGCCGGACGGCGCACCCATGGCCTGCGTCAGCAATTGCAATCACTGGATCAGCAGCTCGATCAGGTTTTGGCCACGCTCGGTGAAGACGATCGGCGCGCGCGCGATTATCTCGATGCGGCACGGCGTGGCCGCGAGGTGGCGGCGCCTGAACTGCTCAGCCGCCGCGATCGCAAGACTCTGGAACGCGAACAAACGCAGTTGCAGCAGGATTACAACAAGACTCGGCACGCGCTGGATCAAACCGATCAGACCGCCGCCGCCCGCTATGGCGCCCCGCCTTTGCAGCCGATTGTGCGCGGTTATTAG